The following are encoded together in the Macrobrachium rosenbergii isolate ZJJX-2024 chromosome 21, ASM4041242v1, whole genome shotgun sequence genome:
- the LOC136849797 gene encoding uncharacterized protein isoform X2, with protein MAAKGKNGRIVKWKGEVPFPEIPNANCASFMLTAMSKHGENDAALVDGQTGKTYTYGDVRHNIPKIRNGLTAAGVRPGDNVLLGCRNHIDMPVALLSIILTEATCVLVNPASTKEELKHIISISESRWVIAQDEKVAQKVEEAFKELSPNTLQQLWVMDKTTIPRPSVSDLISSMAPELQNKNNNFDAATTVALMPLSSGTTGLPKCVMLSHRNLITTHILRVFLASLSPTHSVNLYKSVLITIPMYHIMGFNYVMNTLFNGGKAVILPKFTPKEYFQAIENHKVTFSPVVPYILRFLETSPIMKNYDLSSLITFLTGSEPVSASTLKNIAKKSGRMPIQGWGMSESSGIGCGTSSETYSREGCIGKFAPFFQAKVIDLETGEMLGEGQEGELCLRGPSVMLGYANNPKATAATIDPEGWLHTGDLMYFDEEDSFYITGRIKDLIKVKGYQVAPAELENIIKKMEGVRDVAVAGIPDDRLGEVPRAWVVPTTDVVLDKKAIIENVAAQVMPYKQLAGGVEVVYSIPRNHIGKVLRRQLRKSYEDKPKKSKL; from the exons ATGGCGGCTAAAGGAAAAAATGGCCGAATCGTCAAATGGAAAGGCGAGGTTCCCTTTCCGGAAATCCCGAACGCCAACTGCGCCTCCTTTATGTTGACCGCGATGTCCAAACATGGGGAAAATGACGCTGCCCTG GTAGATGGACAAACAGGTAAGACCTACACTTACGGTGATGTCCGACACAACATACCCAAGATAAGAAACGGATTGACTGCTGCTGGAGTACGTCCAGGGGACAACGTCCTTTTAGGATGCAGGAATCACATCGACATGCCCGTGGCCCTGTTATCCATTATCCTCACTGAGGCCACTTGTGTTCTTGTCAATCCAGCTTCGACTAAAG AGGAGCTGAAGCACATCATCAGCATAAGTGAGTCTCGCTGGGTCATAGCGCAGGACGAGAAGGTGGCACAGAAGGTGGAGGAAGCTTTCAAGGAACTGTCACCCAACACTCTTCAGCAGCTCTGGGTAATGGATAAAACTACCATACCAAGACCCTCTGTCAGTGACCTCATTTCGTCCATGGCACCTGAGCTTCAAAATAAG AACAATAACTTTGACGCTGCCACAACTGTTGCACTGATGCCCCTCTCATCTGGCACCACAGGTCTTCCTAAATGTGTCATGCTTTCTCACCGCAACTTGATAACCACTCACATTCTAAGGGT GTTTTTGGCAAGTCTCTCTCCAACGCACAGCGTCAACCTCTATAAATCAGTGTTAATAACCATCCCCATGTATCACATAATGGGTTTTAACTATGTGATGAACACGTTATTCAATGGAGGGAAAGCGGTCATTCTCCCAAAGTTTACTCCCAAGGAATATTTCCAAGCCATCGAAAACCACAAG GTAACCTTCTCCCCCGTCGTCCCATACATCTTGCGCTTTCTAGAAACCTCTCCCATCATGAAGAACTACGATCTTTCATCGCTCATCACGTTCCTGACAGGTTCCGAACCTGTATCAGCAAGTACGCTGAAAAACATAGCTAAAAAG AGTGGACGCATGCCTATACAAGGCTGGGGAATGAGTGAAAGTAGTGGCATAGGATGTGGTACCTCCAGTGAGACGTATAGCAGAGAAGGCTGCATCGGAAAGTTTGCGCCGTTTTTCCAAGCAAAG gttattGATCTTGAAACTGGGGAAATGTTGGGAGAAGGACAGGAAGGAGAGTTATGTTTAAGAGGACCTTCAGTCATGTTAGGTTACGCCAATAATCCCAAGGCCACAGCCGCGACCATCGACCCTGAAGGGTGGCTCCACACGGGTGACCTTATGTACTTCGATGAAGAGGACAGCTTTTACATCACGGGGAGGATCAAGGACCTTATCAAGGTCAAAGGATATCAG GTCGCTCCGGCAGAGCTCGAGAACatcatcaagaaaatggaaggcgTGAGAGATGTAGCTGTGGCGGGGATACCCGACGACCGCTTAGGCGAAGTCCCAAGGGCCTGGGTTGTGCCAACGACTGACGTTGTCTTAGATAAGAAGGCTATTATTGAGAACGTTGCAG CCCAAGTGATGCCCTACAAGCAACTGGCCGGAGGAGTCGAGGTCGTCTATTCCATCCCGAGGAACCACATTGGCAAGGTGCTCCGGAGGCAGCTCCGAAAGTCTTACGAGGATAAACCCAAAAAGTCTAAGCTGTGA
- the LOC136849799 gene encoding uncharacterized protein, with protein sequence MKLLLILVAAAVCVFSQEETTEILYTNRFRSSISRYLEKTRKNRPPLAEEKKEEKVEEKEGTVEEKKEEKPEGEEVEEQTSAEESELRAIVLKEGRLYTPLYSAFASGLEEYERCLSNASHGTEIPRELLVAYRGQPELKLVCEPFCKRPDGPPGPEWYFFNKYISNTSLSLANATRVEEMQNAVLYFGKTTLILKDLSVKHSGKYYCKYDGTVIREFWVYTVEHNNINFSSVESNEIPTPNATTRYADWGITIFYKVRSGSCNLRTYEETLVDDSNILNARWWTDKVFSGRWWQRAYRNFINFFTKNQMHEHLTLPRQAIQVFPFMSIDSKHSPKISANYSEVSTLQMFSGKEIPFVPDLMPSTFPSELFHQTYIFEKNCPLGSLIQRDYDERVFYVRERKTFRFSAFKISCYGKRDFDSLTWSKDGAILRTSTNLSVTKSRVTLHRAYPNDSSGKYTCWKGDMALASSIILVENPLTSRGVELILKWILSILIFLCLIMFFYNVLCVVEIYIGSFIQVFTLCNFRRE encoded by the coding sequence ATGAAGCTCCTGCTGATCCTAGTTGCAGCCGCAGTTTGTGTTTTTTCTCAAGAAGAAACAACCGAGATTCTGTACACAAACAGATTTCGTTCATCTATATCCAGATATCTGGAAAAGACTCGCAAAAATCGTCCTCCACTggcagaagagaagaaagaagagaaagtagaggagaaagaagggacagtagaggagaagaaagaagagaaaccaGAGGGAGAGGAGGTCGAAGAACAGACGTCAGCGGAGGAATCCGAGCTGCGGGCGATTGTCTTGAAAGAAGGGCGCCTTTACACTCCCCTCTACAGTGCCTTCGCCTCCGGCTTGGAGGAGTACGAGCGCTGCCTATCAAACGCCAGCCATGGCACCGAAATACCGAGAGAGCTTTTGGTAGCCTACCGTGGACAGCCGGAACTGAAGCTTGTGTGTGAGCCGTTCTGCAAAAGACCCGACGGACCTCCAGGGCCTGAATGGTACTTCTTTAACAAGTACATCTCCAATACCTCGCTCAGTCTCGCAAACGCAACAAGAGTAGAGGAGATGCAAAACGCTGTCCTTTATTTCGGAAAAACCACTCTGATACTGAAAGACCTGAGCGTGAAACATTCTGGGAAATACTATTGCAAGTATGATGGTACTGTCATCCGTGAATTCTGGGTTTATACCGTGGAACATAACAACATCAATTTCAGCTCGGTTGAAAGCAACGAGATACCCACACCCAATGCCACTACTCGTTATGCAGACTGGGgaataacaatattttacaaagtGCGGTCAGGCAGCTGTAACCTCCGGACATACGAAGAAACTCTTGTAGATGACAGCAATATCTTGAACGCTAGGTGGTGGACAGATAAAGTGTTTTCCGGGAGGTGGTGGCAACGTGCATACAggaatttcattaatttctttaccAAGAATCAAATGCACGAGCACTTGACACTGCCTAGACAAGCCATACAAGTATTTCCCTTCATGTCGATTGATTCAAAGCACTCTCCTAAAATCTCAGCGAATTATTCTGAGGTTTCCACTCTGCAGATGTTCTCGGGAAAGGAAATTCCGTTCGTCCCTGATCTTATGCCGAGCACCTTTCCCTCCGAGCTCTTCCACCAAACTTACATCTTCGAGAAGAACTGCCCACTGGGATCACTGATACAGAGGGATTACGATGAGAGAGTATTCTACGTCAGAGAGAGGAAGACTTTCAGATTCTCGGCTTTCAAAATCTCGTGTTACGGAAAGAGAGATTTCGACAGCTTGACCTGGTCGAAGGATGGCGCGATCTTGCGCACGTCCACAAATCTGTCTGTGACGAAAAGCAGAGTGACGCTTCACAGAGCCTATCCCAATGACAGTAGTGGGAAATACACCTGCTGGAAAGGAGACATGGCCCTTGCATCGTCCATCATCCTGGTAGAAAACCCACTCACGTCCAGGGGTGTGGAACTGATATTAAAGTGGATTCTGAGCATATTGATTTTCCTTTGCTTAATCATGTTCTTTTATAACGTTCTGTGCGTAGTGGAAATTTATATTGGTAGTTTTATTCAGGTGTTCACTCTGTGTAACTTCAGGAGGGAGTAA
- the LOC136849797 gene encoding uncharacterized protein isoform X1: MPKTFPEPREEVTTDNMAAKGKNGRIVKWKGEVPFPEIPNANCASFMLTAMSKHGENDAALVDGQTGKTYTYGDVRHNIPKIRNGLTAAGVRPGDNVLLGCRNHIDMPVALLSIILTEATCVLVNPASTKEELKHIISISESRWVIAQDEKVAQKVEEAFKELSPNTLQQLWVMDKTTIPRPSVSDLISSMAPELQNKNNNFDAATTVALMPLSSGTTGLPKCVMLSHRNLITTHILRVFLASLSPTHSVNLYKSVLITIPMYHIMGFNYVMNTLFNGGKAVILPKFTPKEYFQAIENHKVTFSPVVPYILRFLETSPIMKNYDLSSLITFLTGSEPVSASTLKNIAKKSGRMPIQGWGMSESSGIGCGTSSETYSREGCIGKFAPFFQAKVIDLETGEMLGEGQEGELCLRGPSVMLGYANNPKATAATIDPEGWLHTGDLMYFDEEDSFYITGRIKDLIKVKGYQVAPAELENIIKKMEGVRDVAVAGIPDDRLGEVPRAWVVPTTDVVLDKKAIIENVAAQVMPYKQLAGGVEVVYSIPRNHIGKVLRRQLRKSYEDKPKKSKL; encoded by the exons ATGCCCAAG acaTTTCCAGAGCCACGAGAAGAGGTCACAACGGACAACATGGCGGCTAAAGGAAAAAATGGCCGAATCGTCAAATGGAAAGGCGAGGTTCCCTTTCCGGAAATCCCGAACGCCAACTGCGCCTCCTTTATGTTGACCGCGATGTCCAAACATGGGGAAAATGACGCTGCCCTG GTAGATGGACAAACAGGTAAGACCTACACTTACGGTGATGTCCGACACAACATACCCAAGATAAGAAACGGATTGACTGCTGCTGGAGTACGTCCAGGGGACAACGTCCTTTTAGGATGCAGGAATCACATCGACATGCCCGTGGCCCTGTTATCCATTATCCTCACTGAGGCCACTTGTGTTCTTGTCAATCCAGCTTCGACTAAAG AGGAGCTGAAGCACATCATCAGCATAAGTGAGTCTCGCTGGGTCATAGCGCAGGACGAGAAGGTGGCACAGAAGGTGGAGGAAGCTTTCAAGGAACTGTCACCCAACACTCTTCAGCAGCTCTGGGTAATGGATAAAACTACCATACCAAGACCCTCTGTCAGTGACCTCATTTCGTCCATGGCACCTGAGCTTCAAAATAAG AACAATAACTTTGACGCTGCCACAACTGTTGCACTGATGCCCCTCTCATCTGGCACCACAGGTCTTCCTAAATGTGTCATGCTTTCTCACCGCAACTTGATAACCACTCACATTCTAAGGGT GTTTTTGGCAAGTCTCTCTCCAACGCACAGCGTCAACCTCTATAAATCAGTGTTAATAACCATCCCCATGTATCACATAATGGGTTTTAACTATGTGATGAACACGTTATTCAATGGAGGGAAAGCGGTCATTCTCCCAAAGTTTACTCCCAAGGAATATTTCCAAGCCATCGAAAACCACAAG GTAACCTTCTCCCCCGTCGTCCCATACATCTTGCGCTTTCTAGAAACCTCTCCCATCATGAAGAACTACGATCTTTCATCGCTCATCACGTTCCTGACAGGTTCCGAACCTGTATCAGCAAGTACGCTGAAAAACATAGCTAAAAAG AGTGGACGCATGCCTATACAAGGCTGGGGAATGAGTGAAAGTAGTGGCATAGGATGTGGTACCTCCAGTGAGACGTATAGCAGAGAAGGCTGCATCGGAAAGTTTGCGCCGTTTTTCCAAGCAAAG gttattGATCTTGAAACTGGGGAAATGTTGGGAGAAGGACAGGAAGGAGAGTTATGTTTAAGAGGACCTTCAGTCATGTTAGGTTACGCCAATAATCCCAAGGCCACAGCCGCGACCATCGACCCTGAAGGGTGGCTCCACACGGGTGACCTTATGTACTTCGATGAAGAGGACAGCTTTTACATCACGGGGAGGATCAAGGACCTTATCAAGGTCAAAGGATATCAG GTCGCTCCGGCAGAGCTCGAGAACatcatcaagaaaatggaaggcgTGAGAGATGTAGCTGTGGCGGGGATACCCGACGACCGCTTAGGCGAAGTCCCAAGGGCCTGGGTTGTGCCAACGACTGACGTTGTCTTAGATAAGAAGGCTATTATTGAGAACGTTGCAG CCCAAGTGATGCCCTACAAGCAACTGGCCGGAGGAGTCGAGGTCGTCTATTCCATCCCGAGGAACCACATTGGCAAGGTGCTCCGGAGGCAGCTCCGAAAGTCTTACGAGGATAAACCCAAAAAGTCTAAGCTGTGA